A window from Urocitellus parryii isolate mUroPar1 chromosome 1, mUroPar1.hap1, whole genome shotgun sequence encodes these proteins:
- the LOC144254227 gene encoding olfactory receptor 2Y1B-like yields MGSFNTSFGEGFILVGFSDWPQLELILFIYILIFYSLTLIGNTTIIILSRLDPRLHTPMYFFLCHLSFLDLCYTTSTVPQLLINLSGLDRTISYGRCVAQLFIYLSLGGTECVLLVVMAFDRYAAVCRPLHYTTVMHPLLCQSLAIAAWMGGLMNSLIQTSLMMAMPLCGLHYLNHFFCEMLVLQKLACEDTGGTEAKMFVARVIIIVVPAALILGSYAHIAQAVLRIKSMAGRRKAFGTCGSHLLVVCLFYGSAMYTYLQPTGSYSESEGTFVALFYTIIIPMLNPLIYTLRNKDVKGALWKVLGRGRSSG; encoded by the coding sequence ATGGGAAGTTTCAACACCAGTTTTGGAGAGGGCTTCATTTTAGTGGGCTTCTCAGATTGGCCTCAACTGGAACTCATcctttttatctatattttgattttttactcCCTAACCCTCATTGGcaacaccaccatcatcattcTCTCACGACTGGACCCTCGactgcacacgcccatgtacttcttcctctgccacctctccttcctggacCTCTGCTATACCACCAGCACTGTGCCTCAGCTGCTGATCAATCTTTCTGGACTCGACAGGACCATCAGCTATGGAAGGTGTGTGGCTCAGCTCTTCATCTACCTCTCCCTGGGTGGAACTGAGTGTGTGCTCCTTGTGGTGATGGCCTTTGACCGCTATGCTGCTGTGTGTCGTCCACTCCACTACACAACCGTCATGCACCCCCTGCTCTGCCAGTCTCTGGCTATTGCTGCCTGGATGGGAGGTCTCATGAACTCTCTGATTCAGACAAGCCTCATGATGGCCATGCCACTCTGTGGCCTCCATTACCtgaaccacttcttctgtgagatGCTTGTACTCCAGAAGTTGGCTTGTGAGGACACAGGAGGCACAGAGGCCAAGATGTTTGTGGCCCGAGTCATAATCATTGTTGTTCCTGCAGCACTGATTCTAGGCTCCTATGCACACATTGCTcaggcagtgctgaggatcaagtcaATGGCAGGGCGCAGAAAGGCTTTTGGGACCTGTGGGTCCCACCTCCTTGTGGTTTGTCTGTTTTATGGCTCAGCCATGTACACATACCTCCAACCCACAGGCAGTTACTCTGAGAGTGAGGGAACGTTTGTGGCCCTTTTTTATACTATAATCATCCCCATGCTCAATCCTTTGATCTATACCCTAAGGAACAAGGATGTGAAGGGAGCTCTGTGGAAGGTACTGGGGAGAGGCAGAAGctcaggataa